A single region of the Ziziphus jujuba cultivar Dongzao chromosome 10, ASM3175591v1 genome encodes:
- the LOC112490535 gene encoding probable leucine-rich repeat receptor-like protein kinase At1g35710: MGQFYVNNVIRDCLQIKNFKQVGKGWKTGRNPERNFKVFFKRLKPVPYRVLTTVKALVHQKLDFRSITAHSEAHCITGVINGGSSFFKTSGAPFVVGAANNENEEALALIKWKLSLDNKSQHFLSSWLLGGSSSSHCNWVGVACHKKSKSIDHLSLSSFGLRGTLQNLSFSSFPNLVSIDFANNSLYGDIPLSLYSLSKLTHLDLSVNRLSGILSPRVANLSSLSFLYLSQNNISGTIPREIGLLTGLQDLWIATNPFSGSIPKEIGNIKFLRSLSLNTNNLTGPLPASLGNLTNLEEIFLFRTNVFGHIPREIGNLGMLRNLHLYQNQLSESIPREIGNLSNLGVLDLSANNLSGELPASIGNLSRISSIYLYDNSLSGHITRDIGNLANLRDLQLLANQFSGEIPTEIESLVNLRTLLLFHNQFSGQIPREIGNLSNLEILDLSFNNLSGPLPASMGKLANLGELVLIQNKLNGSLPSTINNLTSIKNLQLAINNFNGQLPQQICGNGLFKAFSASENHFTGPIPKSLENCSSLVRLRLHRNQLTGNLTEAFGIYPNLDHIDLSGNKLHGEVSPKWGHCHKLTSLNFSNNQISGSIPLKLANATQLRVLDLSKNRLSGNIPEELGSLKLLIKLMLNGNQLSREVPKRMGMLADLECLNLAANNLSGSIPKEFAGCFKLIQLNLENNKLEGNVPRDMANTYTLENLDLSSNFLSGEIPPQLAQMKRLETLNLSHNNFVGSIPPSFDEMMTLTMVDISFNQLAGPIPNSKAFREAPFEAFKNNKGLCGNATGLQLCPSTAQKAHGKMENKANILIISIPVFCSLSLLSIFAIIYIHRRRRVSKTNNPDEDATQNQNLFSIWSYDGKMVYENIIEATEEFDSKHCIGEGGTGSVYKAELSTGQIVAVKKLHANTSGDPQMSQYLKTFTSEIHALTQIRHRNIVKLYGFCSHRRHSLLVYEFMEGGSLRNVLMNNDAEARAFGWNKRVNIVKGVANALAYMHHDCSAPIIHRDISTQNILLNAEHDEALVSDFGTARLLKPDSLNWTSFAGTYGYAAPGKQ; this comes from the exons atgggaCAGTTTTATGTAAACAATGTCATCCGGGATTGCCTACAgatcaaaaatttcaaacaggTAGGGAAGGGGTGGAAAACAGGAAGAAATCCAGAGAGGAATTTCAAAGTTTTCTTCAAAAGGCTTAAACCTGTACCATACAGAGTTCTTACCACTGTTAAAGCTTTGGTTCATCAGAAGTTGGATTTTCGAAGTATAACTGCACACTCAGAGGCTCACTGCATAACTGGGGTGATTAATGGAG GttcatcatttttcaaaactagtGGTGCACCATTTGTTGTTGGTGCAGCTAACAATGAGAATGAGGAAGCACTTGCTCTGATAAAATGGAAACTCAGCCTTGACAACAAAAGCCAACATTTCCTGTCTTCATGGCTACTCGGAGGCAGCAGCAGCAGCCATTGCAATTGGGTTGGAGTTGCTTGCCACAAGAAGTCGAAAAGTATCGACCATTTGAGCCTTTCCAGCTTTGGCTTGAGAGGTACGCTTCAAAATCTGAGCTTCTCATCCTTTCCAAACCTTGTTAGTATTGATTTTGCAAATAACAGCCTTTATGGAGATATTCCTCTCAGCCTTTACAGCCTTTCCAAACTCACTCATCTTGACTTGTCTGTCAATCGTCTCTCTGGGATTCTTTCTCCCAGAGTTGCAAATCTTTCCAGTCTCTCCTTTCTTTATCTCTCTCAGAATAACATCTCCGGAACAATTCCAAGAGAGATTGGTTTGCTGACAGGTCTTCAGGATCTTTGGATTGCCACTAATCCTTTTAGTGGCTCAATCCCTAAAGAAATAGGAAACATAAAATTCTTGAGAAGCCTTAGTCTGAATACCAATAACCTCACCGGTCCACTTCCTGCTTCTCTAGGAAACCTGACCAATTTAGaagaaattttcctttttcgtaCTAACGTTTTTGGACATATTCCAAGAGAAATTGGAAATTTGGGAATGTTAAGGAACCTTCATCTTTATCAGAACCAACTCTCTGAAAGCATTCCTAGAGAAATTGGAAACTTAAGCAACTTAGGAGTGCTTGACCTTAGTGCCAATAATCTCTCTGGTGAACTTCCTGCTTCCATAGGAAACTTGAGCCGTATATCTAGTATTTATCTCTATGACAACAGCCTTTCTGGACATATTACCAGAGATATTGGAAACTTGGCAAATTTACGGGATCTTCAGCTACTTGCAAACCAATTTTCTGGAGAGATCCCGACAGAAATAGAAAGCTTGGTGAACTTAAGAACTCTTTTGCTTTTTCATAACCAATTTTCTGGACAGATTCCCAGAGAAATTGGAAATCTGAGCAACCTAGAAATTCTTGACCTCAGTTTCAACAATCTATCTGGCCCACTTCCTGCTTCCATGGGAAAGTTGGCCAATCTCGGTGAACTAGTTTTAATCCAAAACAAGCTCAATGGCTCTCTTCCTTCAACAATTAACAACTTGACTAGCATAAAGAATTTGCAATTGGCTATTAATAACTTCAATGGCCAGCTACCGCAGCAGATATGTGGCAATGGATTATTCAAGGCTTTTAGTGCTAGTGAAAACCATTTTACAGGCCCAATTCCAAAAAGCTTGGAAAACTGCAGTAGCCTCGTTAGACTTAGGCTGCACAGAAACCAACTCACAGGAAATCTAACAGAAGCTTTTGGTATATACCCAAACTTGGATCATATTGATCTAAGTGGTAATAAATTGCACGGCGAGGTTTCACCAAAGTGGGGGCATTGCCACAAATTGACGAGCCTCAACTTCTCCAACAACCAAATTTCGGGTTCCATACCACTTAAGCTTGCCAATGCAACTCAGCTACGAGTGCTTGACCTCTCCAAAAATCGTCTCTCTGGAAATATTCCAGAAGAACTGGGAAGCTTGAAGTTATTGATCAAACTTATGCTCAATGGAAATCAACTATCTCGAGAGGTTCCAAAGAGAATGGGAATGCTAGCTGATCTGGAGTGCTTAAACTTGGCAGCAAACAATCTAAGTGGCTCAATTCCAAAAGAATTTGCAGGGTGCTTCAAGTTGATACAGTTGAATTTGGAAAACAATAAATTAGAAGGAAACGTTCCTCGGGATATGGCTAATACGTACACTCTTGAAAACCTAGATCTAAGTTCAAACTTCTTGAGCGGAGAGATACCACCACAGCTTGCGCAAATGAAACGTTTGGAAACTCTAAATCTCTCACACAATAATTTTGTTGGTTCCATTCCACCCTCTTTTGATGAAATGATGACCTTGACAATGGTAGATATCTCCTTCAACCAATTGGCTGGTCCTATTCCTAATTCCAAAGCCTTCCGTGAAGCTCCCTTTGAAGCTTTCAAAAACAACAAAGGCTTGTGTGGTAATGCCACTGGTTTGCAGCTTTGCCCCTCAACGGCTCAGAAAGCTCatggaaaaatggaaaacaaagcCAATATATTGATTATATCGATCCCCGTTTTCTGTAGCCTATCTCTTCTATCTATTTTTGCAATTATATACATTCATCGTAGAAGAAGAGTAAGCAAAACAAACAACCCAGATGAGGATGCaacacaaaatcaaaatcttttCTCAATATGGAGCTACGATGGGAAAATGGTGTATGAGAACATCATTGAAGCAACCGAGGAATTTGATTCCAAACATTGCATTGGAGAGGGAGGAACTGGGAGTGTTTACAAGGCAGAGTTAAGCACTGGTCAAATTGTTGCTGTGAAAAAGCTGCATGCAAATACATCTGGTGATCCTCAAATGTCTCAATATCTCAAAACTTTTACAAGTGAGATTCATGCATTAACACAAATCCGACATCGAAACATTGTGAAGTTATATGGGTTTTGTTCACATCGAAGGCACTCACTTTTGGTTTACGAGTTCATGGAAGGTGGAAGCTTGCGAAATGTACTCATGAACAATGATGCAGAAGCAAGAGCTTTTGgttggaacaaaagggtaaacaTTGTGAAAGGTGTGGCAAATGCATTGGCCTATATGCACCATGATTGCTCAGCGCCTATAATCCATCGAGatatatcaacccaaaataTTCTGCTGAATGCAGAACATGATGAAGCTCTTGTTTCTGATTTCGGGACAGCTAGGCTCCTCAAACCTGACTCACTTAACTGGACTTCATTTGCCGGAACTTATGGATATGCAGCTCCAGGTAAACAATAA
- the LOC107410401 gene encoding DNA polymerase zeta processivity subunit isoform X2, producing MNLVVQRARHPELRAYIHSAVSGLLPFIQKGLVERVAVIFFNTDNTPVERFMFKLVVNQSYGSKVEAADLEFSLRSFLVKLSVSEPLTRALSHDCRWKITAYFRSVPEAGISKDAGLWIPTDTNQWQQPPLITPIKSMSSELLSVQLYLEHAISDEPKT from the exons ATGAATTTGGTGGTTCAGAGGGCTCGTCATCCTGAGCTCAGAGCTTACATTCATTCAGCTGTTTCTGGACTTCTTCCTTTTATCCAAAAG GGTCTGGTAGAGCGAGTAGCAGTTATCTTCTTCAACACTGACAACACACCTGTTGAAAGATTCATGTTCAAACTTGTAGTCAACCAGTCTTATGGCTCAAAGGTTGAAGCAGCCGACTTAGAGTTCTCTCTTAGGTCGTTTTTGGTCAAGCTTTCGGTCTCAGAACCCCTCACAAGAGCTTTATCTCATG ATTGCAGGTGGAAGATAACAGCTTATTTCCGATCCGTTCCGGAGGCAGGCATTAGTAAGGATGCAGGGTTATGGATCCCAACAGACACAAACCAGTGGCAGCAACCTCCATTAATCACCCCGATCAAGTCCATGAGCAGTGAGCTTCTGAGCGTGCAGTTATACTTGGAACATGCGATTTCTGATGAACCAAAGACTTAA
- the LOC107410401 gene encoding DNA polymerase zeta processivity subunit isoform X1, which produces MEHRDGQSSQGAFERRRYMNLVVQRARHPELRAYIHSAVSGLLPFIQKGLVERVAVIFFNTDNTPVERFMFKLVVNQSYGSKVEAADLEFSLRSFLVKLSVSEPLTRALSHDCRWKITAYFRSVPEAGISKDAGLWIPTDTNQWQQPPLITPIKSMSSELLSVQLYLEHAISDEPKT; this is translated from the exons ATGGAACACAGAGATGGTCAATCTTCccaag GTGCTTTTGAAAGGAGGAGGTATATGAATTTGGTGGTTCAGAGGGCTCGTCATCCTGAGCTCAGAGCTTACATTCATTCAGCTGTTTCTGGACTTCTTCCTTTTATCCAAAAG GGTCTGGTAGAGCGAGTAGCAGTTATCTTCTTCAACACTGACAACACACCTGTTGAAAGATTCATGTTCAAACTTGTAGTCAACCAGTCTTATGGCTCAAAGGTTGAAGCAGCCGACTTAGAGTTCTCTCTTAGGTCGTTTTTGGTCAAGCTTTCGGTCTCAGAACCCCTCACAAGAGCTTTATCTCATG ATTGCAGGTGGAAGATAACAGCTTATTTCCGATCCGTTCCGGAGGCAGGCATTAGTAAGGATGCAGGGTTATGGATCCCAACAGACACAAACCAGTGGCAGCAACCTCCATTAATCACCCCGATCAAGTCCATGAGCAGTGAGCTTCTGAGCGTGCAGTTATACTTGGAACATGCGATTTCTGATGAACCAAAGACTTAA
- the LOC107410475 gene encoding MDIS1-interacting receptor like kinase 2-like, translated as MLAIFIFLNVESGFKNKRLENVKTCLILMTTNSRVVFPREIGNLSNLAVLNLSTNDLSGALPPSIGNLSNIFHIFLYRNSLSGHIPREIGNLGNLSNLEMLDLSFNNLFGTLSASIGNLTSIKSLQLALNSFTGQLPQLICGGGSLQNFSASSNNFTSPIPKSLKNCTGLIRLKLNQNQLTGNVTEAFGIYPNLNHIDLSGSIPPVLGKATKLRVLDLSSNHLSGNIPEEFGTLKLLHKLMLHGNRLSGDIQYKIKMLANLESLHLAANNLSGSIPKELGGCYKLLQLSLENNEFEGSVPSKITNIYSLKILDLSSNLLKGEIPHKLQK; from the exons ATGCttgctatatttatatttctgaaTGTGGAAAGCGGATTTAAAAACAAGCGACTTGAGAATGTTAAAACATGTTTGATCTTAATGACAACCAACTCTCGGGTGGTATTCCCTAGAGAAATTGGAAATTTAAGCAACTTAGCAGTGCTCAACCTTAGCACAAATGATCTTTCTGGTGCACTTCCCCCTTCCATTGGAAACTTGAGcaatatatttcatatttttctttatcgaAATAGCCTTTCTGGACATATTCCAAGAGAAATTGGAAACTTGGGAAATTTAAGCAACTTAGAAATGCTTGACCTTAGTTTCAATAATCTCTTCGGTACACTGTCGGCTTCCATAGGAAACTTGACTAGCATAAAAAGTCTGCAATTGGCTTTGAATAGCTTCACTGGCCAATTGCCACAGCTAATATGTGGTGGTGGATCACTTCAGAATTTTAGTGCCAGTTCAAACAATTTTACCAGCCCAATCCCAAAAAGCTTGAAAAACTGCACTGGCCTTATTAGACTTAAGCTAAATCAAAACCAACTAACAGGAAACGTAACAGAAGCTTTTGGTATATACCCAAACTTGAATCATATTGATCTAAGTG GCTCCATACCACCTGTGCTTGGTAAGGCAACTAAGCTACGTGTACTTGACCTTTCCTCAAATCATCTCTCAGGAAATATTCCAGAGGAATTTGGAACCTTGAAGTTATTGCACAAACTTATGCTACATGGCAATCGACTATCTGGAGATATTCAGTACAAAATCAAAATGCTAGCTAATCTAGAAAGTTTACACTTGGCAGCAAACAATCTAAGTGGCTCAATTCCAAAAGAGCTCGGAGGGTGCTACAAGCTTTTACAGTTgagtttggaaaataatgaatttgaagGCAGTGTTCCTTCGAAGATAACAAATATCTACTCCCTTAAAATCCTTGATCTCAGTTCAAATTTGCTCAAGGGAGAGATACCCCATAAATTGCAAAAATGA